A stretch of the Actinotalea sp. JY-7876 genome encodes the following:
- the hflX gene encoding GTPase HflX: MTQQEPTARDERELAEAVVARVLARAGTALDEGGTRTSDADGDQLDRAERAALRRVSGLSTELSDVTEVEYRQLRLERVVLAGIWTSGTGTDAEISLRELAALAETAGSQVLDGVLQRRSHPDPSTYLGSGKAAELAELVQAVEADTVIVDADLAPSQRRALEDIVRVKVIDRTALILDIFAQHAKSREGKAQVELAQLEYLLPRLRGWGESMSRQAGGRVAGGAGIGSRGPGETKIELDRRRIRTRMAKLRREIAAMAPSRQTQRSARRRHHTPSVAIAGYTNAGKSSLLNRLTDAGVLVENALFATLDPTVRRAQTPDGRAYTLTDTVGFVRSLPTQLVEAFRSTLEEVGESDVLLHVVDVSHPDPEGQVAAVRAVLAEIEGAESIPEIVVLNKADVADPDVVVRMRRREPRSVVVSAHTGAGIDQLREIIAAALPQPREAVELVVPYQRGDLVSRAHSEGEVESTEHTEVGTLLRGRVDAELAAELRAAAAG, translated from the coding sequence ATGACCCAGCAGGAACCCACCGCACGGGACGAGCGGGAGCTCGCCGAGGCCGTCGTGGCCCGCGTCCTGGCCCGTGCCGGTACCGCCCTCGACGAGGGCGGCACCCGGACGAGCGACGCCGACGGTGACCAGCTGGACCGTGCGGAGCGCGCGGCGCTGCGCCGCGTCTCCGGCCTGTCGACCGAGCTCAGCGACGTCACCGAGGTCGAGTACCGGCAGCTGCGCCTGGAGCGGGTCGTCCTCGCGGGCATCTGGACCTCGGGCACCGGCACCGACGCCGAGATCTCGCTGCGCGAGCTCGCGGCGCTCGCCGAGACGGCGGGCTCGCAGGTGCTCGACGGCGTGCTGCAGCGCCGCTCGCACCCGGACCCCTCGACCTACCTCGGCTCCGGCAAGGCGGCCGAGCTCGCGGAGCTCGTGCAGGCGGTCGAGGCGGACACCGTGATCGTCGACGCGGACCTGGCGCCGTCGCAGCGCCGCGCGCTCGAGGACATCGTGCGCGTCAAGGTCATCGACCGGACCGCGCTCATCCTCGACATCTTCGCGCAGCACGCCAAGTCCCGGGAGGGCAAGGCGCAGGTCGAGCTGGCACAGCTGGAGTACCTGCTGCCGCGCCTGCGCGGCTGGGGCGAGTCGATGTCCCGCCAGGCCGGTGGTCGGGTCGCCGGGGGTGCGGGGATCGGCTCGCGCGGCCCCGGCGAGACCAAGATCGAGCTGGACCGGCGCCGCATCCGGACGCGGATGGCGAAGCTGCGCCGCGAGATCGCGGCCATGGCGCCCTCGCGCCAGACCCAGCGCTCGGCCCGCCGCCGGCACCACACGCCGTCGGTCGCGATCGCGGGGTACACCAACGCCGGCAAGTCGAGCCTGCTCAACCGCCTCACCGACGCCGGGGTCCTCGTGGAGAACGCGCTGTTCGCCACGCTCGACCCGACGGTGCGGCGGGCGCAGACCCCGGACGGCCGCGCCTACACGCTGACGGACACGGTGGGCTTCGTGCGCTCGCTGCCCACCCAGCTGGTCGAGGCCTTCCGCTCGACCCTCGAGGAGGTCGGCGAGAGCGACGTCCTGCTGCACGTCGTGGACGTCTCCCACCCGGACCCGGAGGGGCAGGTCGCCGCCGTGCGGGCCGTGCTGGCGGAGATCGAGGGCGCGGAGTCGATCCCCGAGATCGTCGTGCTCAACAAGGCCGACGTGGCGGACCCGGACGTCGTCGTGCGCATGCGCCGTCGCGAGCCCCGCTCCGTGGTCGTCTCGGCGCACACGGGGGCCGGCATCGACCAGCTCCGCGAGATCATCGCGGCGGCGCTGCCCCAGCCCCGCGAGGCGGTCGAGCTCGTGGTGCCCTACCAGCGGGGCGACCTCGTGAGCCGGGCGCACTCCGAGGGGGAGGTCGAGTCGACCGAGCACACCGAGGTCGGCACGCTCCTGCGGGGGCGCGTGGACGCCGAGCTCGCCGCCGAGCTGCGCGCGGCGGCGGCGGGCTGA
- a CDS encoding class I SAM-dependent methyltransferase, with protein sequence MPQPTSPDPAQGAAPGPTGDHYFSASPASSGELHRLEVRLAGRDLSVWTAAGIFSPGRLDLGTQVLLRSVPAPPSAGNLLDLGCGWGPVALTMALSSPGATVWAVDVNERALDLVRRTAADLGLANVVAARPDDVPDDVRFAAVWSNPPIRVGKDALHAMLRRWLGRLEADGEAHLVVQKNLGADSLQRWLAEAGAPVTRAASAKGFRVLRVDGPGTLGG encoded by the coding sequence GTGCCGCAGCCGACGTCGCCCGACCCCGCGCAGGGTGCCGCGCCCGGTCCCACGGGGGACCACTACTTCAGCGCCTCGCCCGCCTCGTCCGGCGAGCTGCACCGCCTCGAGGTCCGGCTGGCCGGACGCGACCTGAGCGTGTGGACGGCGGCGGGCATCTTCTCCCCCGGGCGCCTCGACCTCGGCACCCAGGTCCTCCTGCGGTCCGTCCCGGCGCCGCCGTCGGCCGGGAACCTCCTCGACCTGGGGTGCGGGTGGGGGCCCGTCGCGCTGACCATGGCGCTCTCCTCCCCCGGGGCGACGGTCTGGGCCGTCGACGTGAACGAGCGCGCCCTCGACCTCGTCCGCCGCACGGCGGCCGACCTCGGCCTGGCGAACGTGGTGGCGGCACGGCCGGACGACGTGCCGGACGACGTCCGGTTCGCCGCCGTGTGGTCCAACCCGCCGATCCGGGTCGGCAAGGACGCCCTGCACGCCATGCTGCGCCGCTGGCTCGGTCGCCTGGAGGCCGACGGCGAGGCGCACCTCGTCGTCCAGAAGAACCTCGGCGCCGACTCGCTCCAGCGCTGGCTGGCCGAGGCCGGCGCCCCCGTCACGCGGGCCGCGAGCGCGAAGGGGTTCCGCGTGCTGCGCGTGGACGGCCCGGGCACCCTGGGCGGCTGA
- the dapF gene encoding diaminopimelate epimerase — translation MTHDALAAPTPAVPLAPTTLHVWKGHGTENDFVLVDDRQDALALGPELVRALTDRRAGLGGDGVIRLVASEHLPEGRDALREDPRARWFMDYRNADGSLAQMCGNGVRVLARFAEHLGLWDGAEELVLGTRAGVRRVVRVPEPAPGTGASWYAVDMGAWRLAGGPGAVASGGDAQVDVVGLPVTRPALSVDLGNPHTVLALADTAELDRADLTRAPVVAPQPPEGTNVELVVPLGEREVDGVAVGEARMRVHERGVGETRSCGTGACAAAIAVRTWAGADAPATWSVHVPGGTVRVRVLGDRVELAGPAVLVAEADVDLPALLGSAAVPA, via the coding sequence ATGACGCACGACGCCCTGGCCGCGCCCACGCCGGCCGTGCCGCTCGCGCCCACGACGCTCCACGTCTGGAAGGGCCACGGCACCGAGAACGACTTCGTGCTCGTCGACGACCGCCAGGACGCCCTCGCGCTCGGCCCCGAGCTCGTGCGCGCCCTGACGGACCGGCGCGCGGGCCTGGGCGGTGACGGCGTCATCCGCCTCGTCGCGAGCGAGCACCTGCCCGAGGGGCGGGACGCGCTGCGCGAGGACCCGCGGGCACGCTGGTTCATGGACTACCGCAACGCCGACGGGTCGCTCGCCCAGATGTGCGGGAACGGCGTCCGGGTGCTGGCCCGCTTCGCGGAGCACCTGGGCCTCTGGGACGGGGCCGAGGAGCTGGTGCTCGGCACGCGCGCGGGCGTCCGGCGCGTCGTGCGGGTGCCCGAGCCGGCGCCGGGGACCGGCGCGTCGTGGTACGCCGTCGACATGGGGGCCTGGCGCCTGGCGGGCGGACCGGGGGCGGTGGCGAGCGGGGGCGACGCGCAGGTCGACGTCGTCGGGCTGCCCGTGACGCGCCCCGCGCTCAGCGTGGACCTCGGCAACCCGCACACCGTCCTCGCGCTCGCGGACACGGCCGAGCTGGACCGCGCCGACCTCACCCGGGCGCCGGTCGTGGCGCCGCAGCCGCCCGAGGGCACCAACGTCGAGCTGGTGGTGCCGCTCGGTGAGCGTGAGGTCGACGGCGTGGCCGTCGGCGAGGCCCGCATGCGCGTGCACGAGCGCGGGGTCGGCGAGACCCGCTCGTGCGGCACGGGCGCGTGCGCCGCGGCGATCGCCGTGCGGACCTGGGCGGGCGCGGACGCGCCCGCGACCTGGTCGGTGCACGTGCCCGGCGGCACCGTGCGCGTGCGCGTGCTGGGTGACCGGGTGGAGCTCGCGGGGCCGGCGGTCCTGGTCGCCGAGGCCGACGTGGACCTGCCCGCGCTGCTCGGTTCGGCCGCCGTGCCCGCCTGA